In a genomic window of Pleurocapsa sp. PCC 7319:
- a CDS encoding IS1182 family transposase — protein sequence MVLHHQLIKSIPPLTKEIAHRAFPKGNLYMSLRDELGTFYDDSDFVELYSSEGQPALRPGSLALICVMQYMANLSDRGAVEAVAARIDWKYALGLELTDSSFDSSVLTLFRSRLLNGGKEKLLLDKLLERCQQLQLIKAKGKARTDSTHILAAIRNLNRLEYVGETLRSALNTLAVAHPDWLSNIVASDWFDRYSKPVEESRLPRGTKARNEYAANIGRDGMKILMAIYDEPTAPQWLREIPAIKTLRIAWVHQYWINNGQLHWRSHKDLPPAGIRSNSPYDTEARYGNKRHTTWLGYKVHLTETCARNRVHLITNVQTTEAHLADVDQTELIHQSLADKNLSPSEHLVDAGYVDGTLLVESKQQHNIELIGPVRDNVSWQSKNPEAYDLSHFKINWKKQQATCPQGIKSTKKWTVHKDKWDNTVIGIKFPRKACRECQCRHLCTRSKTEPREITLRPKEEHLAIVKRRKQQETKKWSKQYNQRAGVEGTISQGVRGFGLRKCRYIGLDKVHLQHILTATAINAIRLFAWFEGVPLAKTRVSSFAKLAPD from the coding sequence ATGGTTCTACATCATCAATTAATTAAATCCATCCCACCTCTCACCAAAGAAATAGCACACAGAGCTTTTCCCAAGGGGAATCTTTACATGAGTCTTAGAGATGAATTGGGTACATTTTATGATGATAGTGATTTTGTCGAACTTTATTCATCTGAAGGTCAGCCAGCATTACGTCCTGGAAGTTTAGCTTTGATCTGTGTGATGCAGTATATGGCTAATTTATCTGACAGAGGAGCAGTAGAAGCAGTAGCTGCCCGTATTGACTGGAAATATGCTCTAGGACTGGAATTGACCGATTCAAGTTTTGATTCTTCTGTATTGACCTTATTTCGTTCTCGATTGCTGAATGGAGGAAAAGAAAAGCTTTTGTTAGATAAGCTTTTAGAACGCTGCCAACAACTTCAACTAATTAAAGCTAAAGGAAAAGCTAGAACTGATTCAACTCATATCTTGGCAGCAATTCGTAATCTTAATCGACTTGAATATGTTGGTGAAACCTTGCGTTCTGCTTTGAATACTTTAGCTGTAGCCCATCCAGATTGGTTATCCAATATAGTCGCTTCTGACTGGTTTGACCGTTACAGTAAACCTGTTGAAGAATCTCGACTGCCCAGAGGAACAAAAGCGCGTAATGAATATGCTGCCAATATTGGACGAGATGGAATGAAAATTTTAATGGCTATTTACGATGAACCGACTGCACCGCAATGGCTTAGAGAGATTCCAGCAATCAAAACTCTTAGAATTGCTTGGGTACATCAATACTGGATTAATAATGGTCAACTTCATTGGCGTAGTCACAAGGATTTACCCCCAGCAGGAATCAGAAGTAATTCCCCTTATGATACTGAAGCTCGTTATGGTAACAAGCGACATACTACTTGGCTTGGCTACAAGGTACATCTGACTGAAACTTGTGCTCGAAATCGAGTTCATTTAATTACCAATGTTCAAACGACAGAAGCTCATCTAGCTGATGTAGACCAAACTGAGTTAATTCATCAATCTTTAGCTGACAAGAATTTATCACCATCCGAGCATCTGGTTGATGCTGGTTATGTGGATGGCACTCTGTTAGTTGAAAGTAAGCAACAACATAATATTGAACTAATTGGACCAGTCCGTGACAATGTTAGTTGGCAATCCAAAAACCCTGAAGCCTATGATTTGAGTCATTTTAAAATTAACTGGAAAAAACAACAAGCTACTTGTCCCCAAGGAATCAAGAGTACGAAAAAATGGACTGTACACAAAGATAAATGGGACAATACAGTTATTGGAATTAAATTTCCTCGAAAAGCTTGTCGAGAGTGTCAGTGTCGTCACTTATGTACCCGCTCAAAAACCGAACCGAGAGAAATTACTCTACGTCCAAAAGAGGAACATCTAGCCATTGTCAAAAGACGAAAACAGCAAGAAACTAAAAAATGGTCCAAACAATACAATCAACGTGCAGGAGTTGAAGGCACAATTTCTCAGGGAGTCCGTGGTTTTGGTTTACGCAAATGCCGTTATATAGGTTTGGATAAAGTTCATTTACAACATATCCTCACTGCAACTGCGATCAATGCGATTCGTTTGTTTGCATGGTTTGAAGGTGTTCCTTTGGCTAAAACTCGTGTTTCTTCTTTTGCTAAATTAGCTCCTGATTAA
- a CDS encoding sensor histidine kinase: MPIFVNEQFWGILGIDFCREAKRLTLPEIAVFKTAASCVGSAIYRQQIITEQKEAERAVIEERNELAREIHDTIGQSFTAIVMQLEAGKRLLITKSDRVSSCLNLAQNLAHQGITQVQQSLWTLRENADEYNDLVAAFQRLVTTLNTNVPVQIEFSTSGTQTPLSPDVRLNLLRIGQEAVTNALKHAEARQIDLNLIFNSDRLQLQIQDDGRGFAPELLGVNSGFGIKSIEQRAEQINAVVNIITNPGNGTTISVTVPL; encoded by the coding sequence GTGCCAATTTTTGTAAACGAACAGTTTTGGGGTATTTTAGGCATCGATTTTTGTCGAGAAGCAAAGCGTTTAACCCTACCCGAAATTGCCGTATTCAAAACCGCAGCAAGCTGTGTTGGTAGTGCCATTTATCGCCAACAGATTATCACAGAACAGAAAGAAGCCGAACGCGCTGTAATCGAAGAACGCAACGAACTAGCGCGGGAAATTCACGATACGATCGGTCAGTCATTCACCGCCATTGTCATGCAGCTTGAGGCTGGTAAACGCCTGCTAATTACCAAAAGCGATCGCGTTTCTTCTTGTCTCAATCTCGCCCAAAATTTAGCACATCAAGGAATTACTCAAGTACAGCAGTCACTATGGACTCTGAGGGAAAATGCTGACGAGTACAACGATTTAGTTGCTGCTTTTCAAAGATTGGTCACTACTTTAAATACTAATGTTCCAGTTCAAATAGAATTCTCAACCTCTGGCACTCAGACCCCTTTATCTCCCGATGTTCGTCTTAACCTATTACGCATCGGTCAAGAAGCTGTTACCAATGCCCTCAAACACGCCGAAGCCCGACAGATAGATTTGAATCTTATCTTTAATAGCGATCGGCTACAGCTACAAATTCAGGATGATGGAAGGGGTTTTGCTCCCGAACTGCTGGGGGTTAATAGCGGTTTTGGAATTAAAAGTATCGAACAGCGAGCCGAACAGATTAACGCCGTGGTAAATATTATAACTAACCCAGGTAATGGCACGACTATTAGCGTGACCGTTCCCCTATAG
- a CDS encoding type II toxin-antitoxin system RelE/ParE family toxin, with protein sequence MKTEYLSSFIKDLKKLKKTSVYSEIKNLAFQTIPNCQNITEIKSLKKIKGHQNAYRIRVGDYRIGIFIQKETITFARVLHRRDVYRYFP encoded by the coding sequence ATGAAAACGGAATATCTTTCCAGCTTCATCAAAGACCTCAAAAAACTCAAAAAAACATCTGTCTACTCAGAGATTAAAAATTTAGCATTTCAAACTATTCCCAACTGTCAGAATATAACTGAAATTAAAAGTCTCAAAAAAATCAAGGGACACCAGAATGCCTACCGTATCAGAGTTGGTGATTATCGGATTGGCATTTTTATACAAAAGGAAACGATAACCTTCGCACGAGTGCTTCATCGGCGAGATGTTTACCGCTATTTTCCTTGA
- a CDS encoding response regulator transcription factor — translation MTSTSPIRVLLADDHPVLVDGLALILDTEPDMTVVGRASSGTEAVTLFAQHQPDVALLDLRMPGELSGADAIAQIRTQFPEACIIMFTIYDGDEDIYQGLKAGAKAYLLKSTPCDEIIATIRRVYAGKKHIPPQVAVKIAERMNQTPLTKREREVLCLMTEGKNNQEISTALNVTEGTVKFHINKIFDKLAVRNRTEAVLVALKRGIACL, via the coding sequence ATGACTTCCACTTCGCCAATTCGCGTTTTACTTGCCGACGACCATCCCGTTTTAGTCGATGGTCTTGCCCTAATTCTCGATACCGAACCCGACATGACCGTAGTTGGTCGAGCCAGTAGCGGAACTGAAGCCGTGACTCTGTTTGCCCAACACCAACCAGATGTTGCCCTGCTGGATTTGCGGATGCCAGGAGAATTGAGCGGGGCTGATGCGATCGCCCAAATTCGCACCCAGTTTCCCGAAGCCTGTATAATTATGTTCACCATTTACGACGGTGATGAAGATATCTATCAAGGATTGAAAGCAGGAGCGAAAGCCTATCTGCTTAAAAGTACCCCCTGCGACGAAATCATTGCTACAATTCGTCGGGTTTATGCGGGAAAAAAACATATTCCACCTCAAGTTGCGGTTAAAATAGCAGAACGCATGAACCAAACACCTTTAACCAAGCGGGAGCGAGAGGTGCTGTGTTTGATGACAGAAGGGAAAAATAATCAAGAAATTAGTACCGCGTTAAATGTCACTGAAGGGACGGTTAAATTTCACATCAACAAAATTTTCGATAAGTTAGCCGTCAGAAATCGCACTGAAGCGGTTTTGGTGGCACTCAAGCGAGGTATTGCCTGTTTGTAG
- a CDS encoding transposase DNA-binding-containing protein codes for MNQTKNSITEKCDFGDQRLTKRAMFIESRLSLKYGKPLSEIFERASDLKRAYEFFANPKTSLSSVCQPYHLQTAAQIKALPIVLAVGDTTYLDYKKILDKRAEYGPIGNGGNGLILHSTLALDADNGQPIGLLTEKLWHREHEEKGENLTKKQRKKKQAEARKRPIEEKESYKWIEALKEVEKLLKISVPEPTRPKIIHVFDREGDIAEVFAQVSNMKSA; via the coding sequence ATGAATCAGACCAAAAATTCAATAACGGAAAAATGCGACTTTGGAGATCAACGTTTAACCAAAAGGGCGATGTTCATCGAATCAAGATTATCGTTAAAATATGGCAAGCCACTCTCAGAGATTTTTGAGAGAGCAAGTGACCTGAAAAGAGCTTATGAATTCTTTGCCAATCCGAAAACTAGCTTAAGCAGTGTGTGCCAACCCTATCATCTTCAAACAGCAGCTCAGATTAAAGCACTCCCCATCGTATTAGCAGTGGGAGATACAACCTATCTCGATTACAAAAAAATCCTCGACAAAAGAGCCGAATATGGACCGATTGGCAATGGGGGAAATGGACTAATTCTACATAGCACCTTAGCCCTTGATGCCGACAATGGACAACCAATAGGATTACTAACAGAAAAACTGTGGCATCGAGAGCATGAAGAAAAAGGGGAAAATCTAACGAAGAAACAGAGGAAGAAAAAACAAGCAGAAGCCAGAAAACGCCCAATTGAAGAGAAAGAATCTTATAAATGGATAGAAGCTCTCAAAGAAGTCGAAAAACTCTTAAAAATCTCCGTTCCAGAGCCTACAAGGCCCAAAATTATCCATGTATTTGACCGAGAAGGGGACATTGCGGAAGTCTTTGCTCAAGTCAGTAATATGAAGTCCGCTTAA
- a CDS encoding IS4 family transposase, translated as MKRTSYKTSNTGLVVRAAHNRALEGENSYLWSWLPSQPIKMEVAIELAKTKQRTERIAVLAIRYAPIKLRSPARIKEPESFEVYGVYAVEIDPPEGCERVEWMILTTEPVTNEEQAQTILRWYTYRWRIEEYHKILKSGCKAESYRLSGNSMQVLLGFLTNIAAQLLKMTYLNRTEPEAPASSVLNEVQLEVLAAKGRKSVPVVDLTVAWAMQAVARLGGYLSHRKKSNIGITVLWRGFLELQSLCEGWQLRSHFKV; from the coding sequence ATCAAACGGACTTCATATAAAACCTCAAATACAGGGTTAGTAGTAAGAGCAGCACATAATCGAGCACTTGAGGGAGAAAACAGTTATCTATGGTCATGGCTACCATCCCAACCGATCAAGATGGAAGTAGCGATAGAACTAGCCAAAACCAAACAGAGGACAGAGCGAATCGCAGTTTTGGCAATTAGATATGCACCTATTAAACTTCGTAGTCCCGCCAGAATTAAAGAACCAGAATCTTTTGAAGTTTATGGGGTTTATGCCGTAGAAATTGACCCCCCAGAGGGCTGTGAACGCGTAGAATGGATGATCTTGACTACAGAACCCGTTACAAATGAGGAACAGGCACAAACCATTTTACGGTGGTACACTTACCGTTGGCGAATTGAAGAATATCATAAAATTCTCAAGTCAGGATGTAAGGCGGAAAGCTATCGTCTATCTGGAAATAGTATGCAGGTATTATTAGGATTTTTAACAAATATTGCGGCACAATTGTTAAAAATGACTTATTTAAATCGAACCGAACCAGAAGCACCGGCATCTTCGGTTTTAAATGAGGTACAACTTGAGGTTTTAGCTGCCAAAGGAAGAAAATCAGTCCCCGTAGTAGATTTGACGGTAGCCTGGGCGATGCAAGCTGTAGCTCGTTTGGGCGGTTACTTGAGTCATCGAAAGAAAAGTAATATTGGTATTACCGTTTTATGGCGCGGATTTTTAGAATTGCAATCTTTGTGTGAAGGATGGCAATTACGCTCCCATTTTAAAGTTTAG
- a CDS encoding aldehyde dehydrogenase family protein, which yields MVKDFATIDPATEEKLADIAQGGVEDIDRAVIAARQAFERGSWSSMTPSQRQRILYRLGDLILENADELAWLESLDNGKPVSVARVADIPLTADLFHYMAGWVRTLEGSVVPVSDIAVPGAEFHAYTLREPIGVVGLITPWNYPLLIAAGWQMAACLAAGNTVVLKPSEVTPLSILRFGELALEAGIPEGVINIVPGAGSDAGARLSSHPDVDKIGFTGSTRTGRGILKAIADSNLKKVTLELGGKSPDIIMDDADLEVAIPGAAEGIFFNHGQCCCAGSRLYVQEKIFDRVVAGISDYAKTIRLGSGQDADTQMGPLVSKNQENTVLGYIQSGLDEGAEITTGGHKVGDKGFFVEPTVFVNTNSQMKMVREEIFGPVLSIERFSGLEDLVQKANNTEFGLGSGIWTTDLSNAHKVAKAIRAGTVFINCYNVFDAAMPFGGYKQSGWGRNRGKEAFEAYTETKAVYVRLDGIHHTSFACG from the coding sequence TTGGTAAAAGACTTTGCCACCATCGATCCTGCCACTGAAGAGAAACTAGCAGATATAGCTCAAGGTGGAGTTGAAGACATCGATCGCGCGGTTATTGCTGCTCGTCAAGCCTTTGAGCGGGGTTCTTGGTCGTCGATGACCCCATCCCAGCGACAGCGCATTCTCTATCGCTTAGGCGATCTGATTCTGGAAAACGCCGACGAACTGGCTTGGTTAGAAAGCCTTGATAATGGTAAACCTGTAAGTGTAGCTAGAGTTGCCGATATTCCTTTGACGGCTGATTTGTTTCACTACATGGCGGGTTGGGTTCGCACTCTTGAAGGCTCGGTCGTTCCCGTCTCGGATATTGCCGTTCCTGGTGCAGAATTTCACGCTTACACTCTCCGCGAACCAATTGGAGTTGTGGGACTGATTACTCCTTGGAACTATCCTTTATTAATCGCTGCGGGTTGGCAGATGGCAGCCTGTCTTGCTGCGGGTAACACCGTCGTTTTAAAACCCTCGGAAGTGACACCCCTATCGATCCTCCGCTTTGGCGAACTTGCTTTAGAAGCAGGTATTCCCGAAGGAGTAATTAATATCGTTCCAGGTGCTGGTTCTGATGCGGGGGCGCGTCTTTCCAGTCATCCCGATGTGGATAAAATTGGCTTTACAGGTTCTACTCGCACTGGGCGGGGTATCCTCAAAGCCATTGCCGATAGCAATTTGAAAAAAGTCACCTTAGAGTTGGGTGGAAAATCTCCAGATATTATTATGGATGATGCCGATCTTGAAGTTGCCATTCCTGGTGCTGCCGAAGGAATCTTCTTCAATCACGGTCAGTGTTGTTGTGCGGGTTCTCGCCTGTACGTACAGGAAAAGATATTCGATCGCGTCGTGGCAGGTATCAGCGATTACGCCAAAACCATTCGCCTCGGTTCTGGTCAAGATGCTGACACCCAAATGGGGCCATTGGTATCTAAAAATCAGGAAAATACAGTTCTCGGCTATATCCAATCGGGTCTGGATGAAGGTGCAGAAATCACCACAGGCGGACATAAAGTTGGCGATAAAGGCTTTTTTGTCGAACCTACCGTGTTTGTGAATACCAATTCCCAGATGAAAATGGTGCGCGAAGAAATCTTTGGTCCCGTGTTATCGATCGAACGTTTTAGCGGTTTGGAAGATTTGGTTCAAAAAGCCAACAATACCGAGTTCGGACTAGGTTCTGGTATTTGGACGACGGATTTAAGCAATGCTCACAAAGTTGCTAAAGCAATTCGCGCAGGTACTGTATTTATCAACTGCTACAACGTCTTTGATGCTGCGATGCCTTTTGGTGGCTACAAACAATCGGGCTGGGGACGCAATCGTGGTAAAGAAGCCTTTGAAGCCTATACCGAAACCAAAGCCGTATACGTGCGACTAGACGGAATTCATCACACCTCATTTGCCTGTGGTTAA
- a CDS encoding iron-containing alcohol dehydrogenase encodes MAEYFFMPPMNIAGKGALKSAGDEMVTEGYNKALIVTDEVLHRKVGATKVLTNLLTQLSLEYTVYDRVTPNPTVAEVQEGAELLKAENCDFIISFGGGSPHDCAKGIGIVANNGGSIRDYAGVNKLKTKMLPMFAVNTTSGTGSEMTRFAIITDEERQSKFPVVDWRCTPSVSVDDPELMVGMPPGLTAATGMDALSHAIEAYVSTAATPLTNPGALQAIQLIGKSLLTAYKDGKNEQARADLTYAEFLAGMAFNNASLGYVHAMSHQIGGVYHNLAHGVINAVLMPYVEAYNAEAVPDRFIAIAQVMGAEVGQSTTQAINYVLTKLRRFNQELGIPSTLAELGVEESAIPLMATNALQDPCCLTNPRQVSQSEMERLFQQAWHGG; translated from the coding sequence ATGGCTGAATATTTCTTCATGCCCCCGATGAACATTGCTGGAAAAGGTGCCCTCAAAAGTGCAGGGGATGAAATGGTGACAGAGGGCTACAACAAGGCACTAATTGTAACGGATGAAGTCTTACACCGTAAAGTAGGGGCAACCAAAGTTCTGACTAACTTACTGACTCAACTCAGTCTTGAATATACAGTGTACGATCGCGTTACTCCCAATCCTACTGTAGCGGAAGTCCAAGAAGGCGCGGAATTACTCAAAGCAGAAAACTGCGATTTCATTATTTCCTTTGGCGGTGGTTCGCCCCACGACTGCGCTAAAGGCATTGGCATTGTCGCTAATAATGGTGGCTCGATTCGAGACTATGCTGGGGTAAACAAACTGAAAACAAAAATGCTACCCATGTTTGCTGTCAATACCACATCAGGAACGGGCAGCGAAATGACCCGCTTTGCCATCATCACTGATGAAGAACGGCAATCTAAATTTCCCGTAGTTGATTGGCGTTGTACTCCCAGTGTTTCCGTTGACGATCCAGAACTGATGGTGGGGATGCCTCCTGGATTAACTGCTGCCACGGGTATGGATGCCCTCAGTCATGCGATCGAAGCGTATGTCTCTACGGCTGCCACTCCCCTAACTAATCCTGGCGCACTCCAGGCGATCCAACTGATAGGAAAATCACTGCTTACAGCCTATAAAGACGGTAAAAACGAACAGGCACGAGCGGATTTAACCTATGCCGAATTTTTGGCAGGAATGGCGTTTAATAATGCCAGTCTCGGTTATGTTCATGCCATGTCCCATCAGATTGGTGGAGTGTATCATAACCTGGCTCACGGTGTTATCAATGCGGTGTTGATGCCCTATGTTGAAGCTTACAATGCCGAAGCCGTACCCGATCGCTTTATTGCGATCGCTCAAGTCATGGGAGCAGAAGTAGGGCAATCTACTACACAAGCGATCAATTATGTACTGACTAAACTGCGTCGGTTCAATCAGGAACTAGGCATTCCCTCCACTCTAGCTGAATTGGGAGTCGAAGAGTCGGCAATTCCTTTGATGGCAACCAATGCACTTCAAGATCCCTGCTGTTTGACCAATCCCCGACAAGTAAGCCAGTCAGAAATGGAACGACTGTTTCAACAAGCATGGCACGGGGGTTAA
- a CDS encoding NAD(P)-dependent oxidoreductase: MTNSDQEIFFDQLTPDNATMLLIDHQVGTKGHGRFVYDKLILPLLLGRIYVDKNRQKREVMQSDLDWTIVRPTELTNEPESGDYRVLSDLKGQKAQTIARADVADFLVKQLDSDRYLHQTPLITH; the protein is encoded by the coding sequence ATGACTAATAGCGATCAGGAAATCTTTTTCGACCAACTAACTCCCGATAATGCCACTATGCTACTCATCGATCATCAAGTGGGTACTAAAGGACACGGTAGATTTGTGTACGACAAATTAATCTTACCCTTGCTTTTAGGACGCATCTATGTCGATAAAAACCGTCAGAAACGAGAAGTAATGCAGAGTGATCTTGACTGGACTATAGTTCGACCCACCGAACTAACTAATGAACCAGAATCTGGTGATTATCGAGTTTTAAGCGATCTCAAAGGACAAAAAGCTCAAACTATTGCTCGTGCCGATGTCGCGGATTTTTTAGTCAAACAACTAGATAGCGATCGCTATTTACATCAAACACCGTTAATTACCCACTAA
- a CDS encoding alpha/beta hydrolase — protein sequence MKVKNFKHQTGNFSGAGGVSLFYQSWHPQVLSRAIVPIVHGLGVHSDIFDNMIEFLVNRDYAVYAFDLQGHGRSPGQRGYINSWSEFREDLRAFLQLISSKETDLPIFLLGQSLGGTIALDYALHYGDRLQGLILLAPALQVGVSPWKLTIGRILSRFFPRFALDTGIDITASSRNAEVLRELAQDPLRHTRGTARLATEFINTVAWIEAHASMLQVPLFILHGGADRITLPESSRLLFERVTLADKEIREYTESYHELHNDLNYQDVFVDIENWLAKHLTCEGEIPLFHEVTGGYEAKTYLKIEGY from the coding sequence ATGAAGGTCAAAAATTTCAAACATCAAACAGGCAATTTTTCAGGTGCTGGTGGCGTTAGCTTATTTTATCAAAGCTGGCATCCTCAAGTCTTATCAAGGGCGATCGTACCGATTGTTCATGGTTTAGGGGTACATAGTGATATCTTTGATAACATGATCGAATTTCTGGTCAATCGTGACTATGCTGTTTATGCCTTCGATCTGCAAGGACATGGACGTTCTCCTGGTCAAAGAGGATACATCAATAGCTGGAGTGAGTTTCGAGAAGACCTCAGAGCTTTTTTGCAGTTAATTTCCAGCAAAGAAACTGATCTGCCAATATTTTTATTGGGTCAAAGTTTAGGGGGTACAATCGCTCTAGACTATGCCCTCCACTATGGCGATCGCCTACAAGGACTAATTTTATTAGCTCCTGCTTTACAAGTAGGTGTTTCTCCTTGGAAATTGACTATTGGCAGAATTCTTTCTCGATTTTTTCCTCGTTTTGCTTTAGATACAGGAATTGACATCACTGCTAGTTCTCGTAATGCGGAAGTACTTAGAGAACTAGCTCAAGATCCCCTGCGTCATACTCGGGGAACAGCACGATTAGCAACAGAATTTATTAATACAGTTGCCTGGATTGAAGCTCACGCATCAATGCTTCAAGTTCCTTTATTCATTCTTCACGGTGGAGCAGACCGAATTACCCTGCCTGAAAGTAGTCGTTTGTTGTTTGAACGAGTAACTTTGGCTGATAAAGAAATACGAGAGTATACTGAAAGCTATCATGAATTACATAACGATCTTAATTATCAAGATGTTTTCGTTGACATCGAAAATTGGCTAGCAAAACATTTGACGTGTGAGGGAGAAATCCCCTTGTTCCACGAAGTAACTGGGGGATACGAGGCAAAAACATACTTAAAAATTGAGGGATACTAA